From a single Plasmodium yoelii strain 17X genome assembly, chromosome: 9 genomic region:
- a CDS encoding aquaglyceroporin, putative — MKVTFGNEYIKNFLGEFIGTFVLMFLGEGAIANHFAVPIKNDWLRLCIGWGLGVFFGILISAKLSGAHLNLAVTIGLSTIKKFNYKQIPLYFAGQLLGALSATASVYGLYYGFVSDQTIPKFAWETAKHPSVHIASAFMHEFILTGILLLVILSVTDENICGKFHVLKVSSIVGLAIICIGISFGGNTGFALNPSRDLGARILSAIAYGSDAFIRDNCYFWIPLIAPIVGSIIFCQIYDKIVAPLVEISEHDKGALEI; from the coding sequence ATGAAAGTAACATTTGgtaatgaatatattaaaaatttccTTGGGGAATTTATAGGAACATTTGTTTTAATGTTTCTCGGAGAAGGTGCAATAGCTAATCATTTTGCTGTTCCGATTAAAAATGATTGGTTAAGATTATGTATTGGATGGGGATTAGGAGTATTTTTTGGAATTTTAATATCAGCAAAATTAAGTGGAGCACATTTAAATCTAGCTGTTACCATAGGTTTATCAACaatcaaaaaatttaattataaacaaatacCACTATATTTTGCAGGACAACTCCTTGGAGCATTATCAGCAACTGCTTCAGTATATGGATTATATTATGGATTTGTTTCAGATCAAACAATTCCTAAATTTGCATGGGAAACTGCAAAGCATCCAAGTGTTCATATAGCAAGTGCTTTTATGcatgaatttatattaacAGGCATATTACTTCTTGTAATATTATCTGTTACAGATGAAAATATATGTGGAAAATTTCATGTTTTAAAAGTTAGTTCAATTGTTGGATTAGCTATAATATGTATTGGTATAAGTTTTGGTGGTAATACTGGTTTTGCTTTAAATCCATCCAGAGATTTAGGGGCAAGAATTCTTTCTGCTATAGCATATGGATCTGATGCATTTATTAGAGATAACTGTTATTTTTGGATTCCATTAATAGCCCCAATTGTTGGtagtataattttttgccaaatatatgataaaattgtTGCTCCCCTAGTTGAAATATCAGAACATGATAAAGGCGCTTtagaaatataa
- a CDS encoding 50S ribosomal protein L2, putative, which produces MNKGLIDKLKNNLLFKRYFSNLYSYNIKKNVPEYIDFETFFPKREIKPDVLSPFTMSKQQRLEKLLEDNPLVLYKGRVIKKLSCPKIKHSGRNDVGKITTRHRGGGHVQRLRFIDFKRSRKDIYSTVLRIEYDPTRSAHIALIQYEDGVLSYILAPLLLRPGDKVIASRYANIHPGNALPLKNIPIGSLIHNIEMRPGAGGQLIRAAGTYATVLSKDSLYATIKLKSTEIRKFPLECWATIGQVANLERHMRILGKAGVNRWLGKRPVVRGVAMNPSKHPHGGGTSKKHTKRPKCSLWGKCRDGFKTRSKKKPLGLIIRRNICGRLQKKYGVTA; this is translated from the coding sequence ATGAATAAGGGATTaattgataaattaaaaaataatctaTTGTTTAAAagatatttttcaaatttatattcttataatattaaaaaaaatgtgccGGAATATATTGATTTTGAAACATTTTTCCCAAAAAGGGAAATAAAACCTGATGTATTATCCCCATTTACAATGTCAAAACAACAAAGgttagaaaaattattagaaGATAATCCATTAGTATTATATAAAGGTagagtaataaaaaaattatcatgcccaaaaataaaacattctGGAAGAAATGACGTAGGAAAAATTACAACACGTCATAGAGGTGGGGGTCATGTACAAAGATTAAGATTTATAGATTTCAAAAGATCAAGAaaagatatatatagtaCAGTTTTAAGAATTGAATATGACCCAACAAGAAGTGCACATATAGCATTAATTCAATATGAGGATGGTGTATTGTCATATATATTAGCTCCTTTATTATTAAGACCTGGTGATAAAGTAATTGCAAGTAGGTATGCTAATATTCATCCTGGAAATGCATTgcctttaaaaaatataccaaTAGGAAGTTTAATACATAATATTGAGATGCGACCAGGAGCAGGTGGACAATTAATTAGAGCCGCAGGTACATATGCAACTGTTTTAAGTAAAGATTCTTTATATGCAacaattaaattaaaatcaaCAGAAATTCGAAAATTTCCTTTAGAATGTTGGGCTACTATTGGGCAAGTAGCAAATTTAGAAAGGCATATGAGAATTTTAGGAAAAGCAGGTGTTAATAGATGGTTAGGAAAAAGACCAGTAGTTAGAGGTGTTGCTATGAATCCATCTAAACATCCACATGGGGGTGGAACTAGTAAAAAACATACCAAACGTCCAAAATGTTCTCTTTGGGGAAAATGTAGAGATGGTTTTAAAACTcgaagtaaaaaaaaaccaCTTGGATTAATTATTAGACGAAATATATGTGGACGTTTACAGAAAAAATATGGAGTTACTGCataa
- a CDS encoding glycine cleavage system H protein, with product MLLQRLRTLRKEVSCKRYNNNLFYSKIGHKHFITYYTKTHEYININEGESLKELKNKNIKCKIGISNYGTEKLGEIVYIDIINSINDYVKKGDCIATIESVKSVGDVYTPISGKIIDINKKIIDNINLMNESSETNGWIMELLTNDINENEILSISEYKKMCEEEEAKEEKERQQNEINCIEEKNKMIDLDGIQNIENK from the coding sequence ATGCTATTACAAAGATTAAGGACTCTTAGAAAAGAAGTATCCTGTAAgcgatataataataatttgttctATTCGAAAATCGGTCATAAACATTTCATAACATATTATACCAAAACTCAtgaatacataaatataaatgaaggAGAAAGCttaaaagaattaaaaaataaaaatataaaatgtaaaataggAATAAGTAATTATGGAACTGAAAAATTAGGGGAAATAGTttatatagatataataaatagCATAAATGATTATGTAAAAAAAGGAGATTGTATAGCAACAATTGAAAGTGTTAAAAGTGTGGGGGATGTATATACTCCTATTAGCGGTAAAATTAtcgatataaataaaaaaataatagataaCATTAATTTGATGAATGAAAGCTCTGAAACCAATGGATGGATTATGGAATTATTAACAAAcgatataaatgaaaatgaaatattaagCATAtctgaatataaaaaaatgtgcgAAGAAGAAGAAGCCAAAGAAGAAAAAGAGAGACAACAGAATGAAATTAATTGtatagaagaaaaaaataaaatgatagaTTTAGACGGCATtcaaaatattgaaaataagtaa